A genomic region of Cydia splendana chromosome 17, ilCydSple1.2, whole genome shotgun sequence contains the following coding sequences:
- the LOC134798874 gene encoding dolichol kinase — MDSTSKFYQLLNLSHKVIDKKCLKPLSKYDNLVTQNLHAAQINTRPAGANGLWCFTLLPTVLIVYSLQYEVSLAYKLATCVSVGLLFYNILFHIFISITSLALTTGLGAGCLVSGLITSALVYNVGKEDTLFVLFFALPPPFIFCALLQHLLAYPKTFTLGEAVIVAQSAVIAGTVLVAQTMCNLGDKGTDVDLVNSVVITVLSTVGLIVTALYFLKKDTRTVDLLIYILTAAAAFAIIQLYAFLGVTCIPDLFIFLFIHPTRVKLIAFWACLVLVAVFVLVLRTKTAVKATTVTRKAFHLLAAAVFTTGILSDLRLMEMAAGIGFGLLILVEALRKSNIEPISPALQSAFLVYSDEKDCGEFALTPIYMYCGLGFGLVAPREAPTLERLAGVLAVGVGDAAASWFGKRYGHTKWHGQNRTVEGTLFNILSQVMTVYCLGLFDIMDCNNAVLRTAVAATASSLVEAKTDQVDNLILPLINIIAFQFTHFMS; from the exons ATGGATTCTACATCAAAATTTTATCAATTACTTAATTTGTCGCATAAAGTCATTGACAAAAAGTGTTTGAAACCTTTGTCAAAGTACGACAATTTAGTAACACAGAATTTACATGCGGCTCAGATAAATACTAG gccaGCGGGAGCAAATGGACTATGGTGTTTCACTCTTCTGCCAACAGTATTAATTGTCTATAGCCTTCAGTATGAAGTGTCGCTAGCATATAAGCTAGCAACTTGTGTGTCCGTTGGACTcttgttttataatattttgttcCATATTTTTATATCTATTACGAGCTTGGCGCTAACTACAGGGTTGGGGGCAGGTTGCTTAGTATCTGGATTGATAACAAGTGCACTGGTGTACAATGTTGGCAAAGAAG ACACACTGTTCGTACTGTTCTTTGCTCTACCGCCACCATTCATCTTCTGTGCAttacttcaacatttattggCATATCCCAAAACGTTTACTCTCGGAGAGGCAGTGATTGTTGCACAGAGCGCAGTGATCGCGGGTACTGTGTTGGTGGCCCAGACTATGTGTAATCTGGGAGATAAGGGCACTGATGTGGATCTTGTGAATAGTGTTGTTATT ACAGTGTTATCAACAGTGGGGTTAATTGTTACAGCCCTATATTTCCTGAAAAAAGACACTAGAACAGTTGATTTGTTGATTTACATCTTGACCGCCGCTGCAGCGTTTGCAATCATACAACTATATGCATTTCTTGGAGTGACTTGTATACCTGACTTATTCATATTTCTCTTCATTCATCCGACGAGA gtaaaactaaTAGCTTTCTGGGCGTGCCTAGTATTAGTCGCTGTATTTGTGCTAGTATTGCGTACTAAAACAGCGGTAAAGGCTACGACGGTCACAAGGAAAGCGTTCCATCTGCTAGCTGCTGCGGTATTCACTACGGGGATATTGTCGGACCTCAGACTTATGGAGATGGCGGCCGGCATTGGGTTTGGACTACTCATTTTAGTTGAG GCATTGAGAAAATCGAATATAGAACCAATCTCACCAGCATTACAATCGGCGTTCCTCGTTTACAGCGATGAAAAG GATTGCGGCGAATTCGCGCTAACCCCCATCTACATGTACTGCGGCCTTGGCTTCGGCCTGGTCGCGCCGCGCGAAGCACCGACACTAGAGCGCCTAGCCGGCGTGCTGGCCGTCGGCGTGGGCGACGCCGCCGCCAGCTGGTTTGGCAAGAGATACGGACACACGAAATGGCATG GGCAAAACCGAACAGTGGAGGGAACGTTGTTCAACATACTGTCACAGGTCATGACAGTCTATTGCCTCGGTTTATTTG ATATAATGGACTGCAACAACGCAGTGCTCCGTACAGCAGTAGCGGCGACAGCGTCAAGCCTAGTGGAAGCGAAGACAGACCAGGTCGATAACTTGATACTGCCGCTGATTAATATTATCGCGTTCCAGTTTACACACTTTATGAGCTAG